One Fuerstiella marisgermanici DNA window includes the following coding sequences:
- the trmD gene encoding tRNA (guanosine(37)-N1)-methyltransferase TrmD — translation MRFDILTLFPELFDSYLGQSILKLAIQRGLVDVQTHNFRDFAEGRHKKVDDKPFGGGPGMLLMCPPIFDCVESVVALDDRPSKLIMMSPQGRTLDQRLVEELAEEERLIILCGRYEGFDDRIREGLQPLEVSAGDFICNGGEVPAMMLIDTVIRLIPEVLGDETSARYDSFSESGLLEHPQYTRPREFRGMAVPEILLSGNHEAIAAWRHEQSLERTEQRRADLLDK, via the coding sequence ATGCGGTTTGACATCCTGACCCTGTTTCCGGAATTGTTCGACAGTTATCTCGGACAGAGTATCCTGAAACTGGCGATCCAGCGTGGGCTGGTCGATGTTCAGACTCATAACTTTCGCGACTTCGCGGAAGGCAGGCATAAGAAAGTGGACGACAAGCCATTCGGTGGCGGTCCCGGCATGTTGTTAATGTGCCCGCCGATTTTCGACTGTGTCGAATCGGTCGTGGCTCTGGATGACAGGCCGTCAAAGCTGATCATGATGAGTCCGCAGGGGCGAACTCTTGATCAGCGATTAGTGGAAGAACTGGCAGAAGAAGAACGGCTGATTATTCTGTGCGGGCGTTACGAAGGATTCGACGATCGAATCCGGGAAGGTCTCCAGCCGCTGGAAGTTTCGGCAGGCGATTTCATCTGCAATGGCGGAGAAGTGCCCGCCATGATGTTGATTGATACGGTGATCCGGCTGATTCCGGAAGTACTAGGTGACGAAACCAGCGCGCGATACGATTCGTTCAGCGAATCCGGCCTGCTGGAGCATCCGCAGTACACGCGGCCTCGGGAATTTCGAGGAATGGCGGTGCCGGAGATTTTGTTAAGCGGAAATCACGAAGCGATTGCCGCGTGGCGACATGAACAGAGTTTAGAACGTACGGAACAAAGACGAGCTGATTTGCTCGACAAATAA
- the rplS gene encoding 50S ribosomal protein L19: MRHKLLDIAEQSSLREEPLNFAVGDTVDVHTRILEGNKERVQIFSGVVIARRGHGTGEMFTVRRVVAGEGVERTFPVNTPKIAKIEIKRHGRVRRAKLFYLRERTGKATRLRERKAKPWEVDPNAKKK, from the coding sequence ATGAGACACAAGCTTCTTGATATCGCTGAGCAGTCCAGCCTGCGAGAAGAACCGCTTAACTTTGCCGTCGGCGACACCGTCGACGTACATACTCGAATTCTGGAAGGCAACAAAGAACGCGTCCAGATTTTCAGCGGCGTCGTGATCGCTCGACGCGGCCACGGAACCGGCGAGATGTTCACCGTCCGCCGAGTTGTGGCTGGCGAAGGCGTGGAACGAACGTTCCCCGTGAACACACCCAAGATCGCTAAGATCGAAATCAAACGACACGGCCGCGTGCGTCGAGCCAAGCTGTTCTACCTGCGTGAACGAACAGGCAAGGCAACTCGCCTTCGCGAACGCAAAGCCAAGCCATGGGAAGTCGATCCCAACGCCAAAAAGAAATAG
- a CDS encoding YraN family protein, whose translation MKRFLHKLLGDNGEKAAARFLKGKGYRILARQYRNQFGEIDLIAMDRKQIVFVEVKTRTSTNSGQPFEAVDRRKQQKLTNLALAWLKKHKRLEHSGRFDIVSVVWPKDSKQPDIQHFENAFEATGHGQFYS comes from the coding sequence ATGAAACGCTTCCTGCACAAACTTCTGGGAGACAACGGCGAGAAAGCGGCGGCGCGTTTTCTAAAAGGCAAGGGGTATCGGATTCTGGCTCGCCAGTATCGAAACCAGTTCGGTGAAATCGACCTCATCGCCATGGATCGCAAGCAGATTGTGTTTGTGGAAGTGAAGACGCGCACGTCGACCAACAGCGGCCAGCCATTCGAAGCCGTGGATCGTCGCAAGCAGCAGAAGCTAACAAATCTGGCTCTGGCCTGGCTAAAGAAACACAAGCGACTGGAGCACTCAGGGCGGTTTGATATCGTGTCCGTCGTTTGGCCAAAAGACAGCAAGCAGCCGGACATTCAGCATTTCGAAAATGCATTCGAAGCCACCGGGCATGGCCAGTTTTACAGTTAA
- a CDS encoding EVE domain-containing protein, whose translation MTTERRYWLFKSEPDVFSIQDLAAEKGKRTSWEGVRNYQVRNMLRDDIKIGDGVLFYHSRVDPMVIAGTAQVVKDGYPDHFALDPNHKYFDEKSSDDNPRWFMVDIKLTQIFKTPVTREQLKADKTTAGMKLLAKGSRLSITPVTEDEWLAVHEIAGVKVQ comes from the coding sequence ATGACAACTGAACGCCGCTACTGGCTGTTCAAATCGGAACCGGACGTATTCTCCATTCAGGATCTGGCCGCCGAAAAAGGGAAACGCACTTCGTGGGAAGGAGTGCGAAACTATCAGGTGCGCAACATGCTGCGCGACGACATCAAAATAGGAGACGGTGTTCTGTTCTATCACAGCCGCGTCGACCCGATGGTCATCGCCGGCACGGCTCAGGTTGTAAAGGACGGCTACCCGGATCACTTTGCACTCGACCCAAATCACAAGTACTTCGACGAAAAAAGCAGCGACGACAATCCCCGCTGGTTCATGGTGGATATCAAGCTGACTCAAATCTTCAAAACCCCGGTGACCAGAGAACAGCTCAAGGCAGACAAGACCACCGCAGGTATGAAGTTGCTCGCAAAAGGCAGCCGGCTCTCCATAACGCCGGTCACAGAAGACGAATGGCTAGCCGTGCATGAGATTGCAGGTGTGAAAGTGCAGTGA
- a CDS encoding VCBS repeat-containing protein — MNRVKQPLVILLLAVLTEAAFAAEQWPLHTIDNSSRGADGVRLGDADCDGREDIVTGWEEGGRIRICFQPDVDSIKLPWPSIEVGRVKSPEDAVFADVNADGWLDVVSCCEGKQRTVFFHLNPGGTASAVRDPGQWKTHAVKASAGQTNWMFCEPLAPMNSQTAVLMIGSKAPNGRIAMWQNKTNADVLTTVRKCGWIMSLRRFDIDNDGDADIVYSDRKGDHRGAGWLEQRPAADSKKWVDHSIGGLDREVMFLDVQRINEQLIAVCNTKDGGLLKLTPGDDVTKVWQMQEIDRPANVGSGKGVAIGDLNQDGHPDLACTCEHSEGKTGVFWLESPASRDPAAKTKSQQKWTFHDVSGTERGIKFDRIELRDLDQDGDLDLITCEERGNLGVIWYENP; from the coding sequence ATGAATCGCGTGAAACAGCCACTTGTGATCCTGCTGCTCGCAGTGCTGACTGAGGCCGCATTCGCAGCCGAACAATGGCCTCTTCATACGATCGACAACTCATCGCGTGGAGCCGACGGAGTTCGTTTGGGAGACGCCGATTGCGATGGTCGCGAAGACATCGTCACAGGTTGGGAAGAAGGCGGGCGTATACGCATCTGTTTTCAGCCTGATGTTGACAGCATCAAGTTACCATGGCCTTCGATTGAAGTCGGCCGTGTGAAGTCACCAGAAGACGCCGTCTTCGCAGACGTCAACGCCGATGGCTGGCTGGATGTCGTAAGTTGCTGTGAAGGCAAACAGCGGACGGTGTTTTTCCATCTCAATCCGGGCGGCACAGCGTCTGCCGTGCGCGATCCCGGCCAGTGGAAAACTCATGCGGTGAAAGCATCAGCGGGACAAACAAACTGGATGTTCTGCGAACCGCTCGCTCCAATGAATTCGCAAACTGCTGTGTTAATGATCGGCAGCAAGGCTCCGAACGGCCGTATCGCAATGTGGCAGAACAAGACCAACGCAGATGTGCTGACGACCGTGCGAAAGTGCGGCTGGATCATGTCGCTGCGACGTTTCGATATCGACAACGATGGCGATGCAGACATCGTGTACTCCGACCGAAAGGGCGACCATCGCGGTGCTGGATGGCTGGAACAACGACCCGCAGCAGATTCGAAAAAGTGGGTCGATCACTCAATTGGTGGGCTGGATCGCGAAGTCATGTTTCTTGACGTGCAGCGGATCAACGAACAGCTCATCGCGGTTTGCAACACCAAAGACGGTGGCCTTCTGAAACTGACGCCCGGTGACGATGTGACCAAAGTCTGGCAGATGCAGGAAATCGATCGTCCAGCCAACGTCGGAAGCGGAAAAGGCGTGGCGATCGGCGATCTAAATCAGGATGGACACCCCGACCTCGCATGCACATGTGAGCACTCCGAGGGCAAGACGGGTGTGTTCTGGCTGGAATCACCTGCGTCGCGGGATCCCGCAGCGAAAACGAAATCACAGCAAAAATGGACGTTTCATGACGTCAGTGGGACCGAACGCGGTATAAAGTTTGACAGGATCGAATTACGAGATCTGGATCAGGACGGGGACCTGGATTTGATAACCTGCGAAGAAAGAGGCAACCTCGGCGTGATTTGGTATGAAAACCCTTGA
- a CDS encoding metallophosphoesterase family protein: protein MRALISDIHGNLEALEAVLADIKSKGITEIFCLGDIVGYGPNPCECIDRVMDLDMCLLGNHDQAALFDPEGFNAGAERAIFWTRTVLEKSTGPKAEHRWEFLGELNRRHMSDDEKTMYVHGSARNPLNEYVFPDDIYNPVKMEKIFALVPQYCFQGHTHIPGVFTETLEFLDPAEMDFKYELNDQKVMINVGSVGQPRNNDPRSSFVTVDGNLVEFHRVEYDIDKTAEKIYNIPDLDNFLGDRLREGR, encoded by the coding sequence TTGAGAGCCCTCATCAGCGACATTCATGGAAATCTCGAAGCTTTGGAGGCGGTGTTGGCAGACATCAAATCCAAAGGCATTACTGAGATTTTTTGCCTCGGCGACATTGTCGGCTACGGTCCCAATCCCTGCGAATGTATTGATCGCGTGATGGATCTGGACATGTGCCTGCTGGGCAACCACGACCAGGCGGCACTGTTTGATCCGGAAGGGTTTAACGCGGGCGCTGAACGAGCCATTTTCTGGACACGAACGGTGCTGGAGAAATCGACTGGCCCCAAAGCAGAACACCGATGGGAATTTCTCGGCGAATTGAACCGTCGTCATATGAGTGATGACGAAAAAACAATGTATGTCCACGGGTCAGCTCGCAACCCGCTCAACGAATATGTTTTTCCTGACGACATCTACAACCCGGTAAAGATGGAAAAGATTTTCGCGCTGGTTCCGCAGTACTGTTTTCAGGGGCATACACACATTCCCGGCGTCTTTACAGAAACCCTTGAGTTTCTGGACCCAGCCGAAATGGATTTCAAGTACGAACTAAATGACCAGAAGGTCATGATCAACGTTGGATCAGTCGGCCAGCCCCGCAACAACGATCCTCGATCGTCTTTTGTCACGGTGGACGGCAATTTGGTCGAATTCCATCGCGTTGAATACGACATCGATAAGACGGCGGAAAAAATCTACAACATCCCGGACCTAGACAACTTCCTGGGCGACCGATTGCGTGAAGGGCGCTAA
- the yidC gene encoding membrane protein insertase YidC, translating to MDNRRFVTFLVFFFAFTYLYNAIIVPKFFPRPVKPAAVEPEGVLDGNLADDNEADESAEEPPDGAEVAAESDAPEAAAKPASHPQKTITLGSLEPDSGYFLQAEISSVGAAIESVQITDPKFKELDDRNKQVTVVGTTTADDRTFSTAISGIDDQLKKHGQSLETASWEVVSSDQSQATFAYEAPDGKLRVEKQYRLSKVDVNKKDMSEEFETNAAGYTVEMELTIQNLSDEPSTVEFELQGPVGVVLENKAHTRKYRDIKLEFLGEDDDVTLSANDVVDLYETTLAEARSQGVSPNTRELRQLVRQKEPWTGAIRYAGVDVQFFAALMAPLDGRDEAQRMANKWIERTYPILVVKDDSNTNESDISFRVVSTPIELQAKGEKDSATRNFAFFVGPKRSDLLDPPPMEAKRVLDIDTGFFNTISLGLVGLLVRLMQFLLSTFHGLGLPYGLAIICLTALVRGCMFPISRKQAISAAKMKELQPKIKELQLKYPDDKQKVAQGQMELWRKHNINPLSGCMPLLFQMPIFIGLYSCLNTAVDLRMSKFLWIDNLAAPDALFEFPFAMPAIVGPHINVLPLVTVVLFLVQQKLFMPPPADEQAEMTQKMMNMMTFMFGAMFWHQPAGLCLYFICSSLWGIAERKLLGKASVSLGDDDQPSVTVKDPTSDTKKNGNKKNGNSGRQSSSKNAPPQAEKKQGFFAKLMEAAEEAQKQAEQKRDKDGKKTGGKRKGR from the coding sequence ATGGACAACCGACGTTTCGTCACCTTTCTGGTCTTCTTTTTCGCGTTCACGTACCTCTATAACGCGATCATCGTTCCGAAGTTCTTTCCACGCCCGGTGAAGCCAGCCGCCGTAGAACCGGAAGGGGTGCTTGACGGAAATTTAGCCGACGACAACGAAGCTGACGAATCGGCTGAAGAGCCTCCAGACGGCGCTGAAGTAGCGGCTGAGTCTGACGCTCCGGAAGCAGCCGCGAAACCCGCCAGCCACCCTCAGAAAACCATTACACTCGGATCGCTTGAACCGGACAGCGGCTACTTTCTGCAGGCAGAAATCAGCAGCGTCGGCGCGGCTATTGAATCGGTTCAGATCACTGATCCCAAGTTCAAAGAACTGGATGATCGCAACAAGCAGGTGACTGTTGTTGGGACAACAACCGCCGACGATCGAACATTCTCGACGGCTATATCCGGCATCGACGACCAACTGAAAAAGCATGGCCAGTCGCTGGAAACGGCGAGCTGGGAAGTTGTGTCTTCAGACCAGTCACAAGCCACATTCGCGTACGAAGCTCCCGACGGAAAGCTGCGAGTCGAAAAGCAGTATCGACTTAGTAAAGTCGACGTCAACAAAAAGGACATGTCGGAGGAGTTCGAAACCAATGCGGCCGGTTACACGGTCGAAATGGAATTGACGATTCAGAACCTCAGCGACGAACCAAGCACCGTTGAATTCGAACTGCAGGGGCCCGTCGGCGTCGTCCTTGAAAACAAAGCGCACACGCGGAAGTACCGCGACATCAAACTGGAATTCCTGGGCGAAGACGATGACGTCACGCTAAGCGCCAACGACGTAGTCGACCTGTACGAAACGACTCTGGCAGAAGCGCGCAGTCAGGGTGTGTCTCCGAATACGCGAGAACTGCGGCAGCTTGTGCGGCAGAAGGAGCCATGGACTGGCGCGATTCGCTACGCGGGCGTCGACGTGCAGTTTTTCGCGGCGTTGATGGCGCCGCTGGACGGACGCGATGAAGCTCAGCGCATGGCGAACAAGTGGATCGAACGAACCTACCCGATCCTTGTTGTGAAAGACGATTCCAACACGAACGAAAGCGACATTAGCTTTCGCGTCGTGTCCACACCAATTGAGCTACAGGCGAAAGGTGAGAAGGATTCCGCGACTCGCAACTTTGCGTTCTTTGTTGGCCCCAAACGCAGCGATCTTCTGGATCCGCCGCCGATGGAAGCGAAGCGCGTACTGGACATCGACACGGGGTTCTTCAACACCATTTCGCTGGGGCTGGTCGGGCTGCTGGTTCGGCTGATGCAGTTCCTGCTCAGCACGTTTCATGGACTCGGACTGCCGTATGGCCTGGCCATCATCTGCCTGACGGCTTTGGTGCGAGGCTGCATGTTTCCGATTTCTCGCAAGCAGGCAATTAGCGCCGCTAAGATGAAAGAACTGCAGCCGAAAATTAAAGAGCTGCAGCTGAAGTACCCGGACGACAAACAGAAGGTCGCTCAGGGGCAAATGGAACTGTGGCGCAAGCACAACATTAATCCGCTTAGCGGCTGCATGCCGCTTCTGTTTCAGATGCCGATTTTCATTGGCCTGTATTCCTGCCTGAACACCGCCGTCGATCTGCGGATGTCGAAGTTCCTGTGGATCGACAACCTCGCGGCCCCCGATGCACTGTTTGAGTTCCCGTTTGCGATGCCAGCCATCGTTGGGCCACATATCAACGTGCTTCCTCTGGTGACAGTCGTTCTGTTTCTTGTGCAGCAAAAGTTGTTCATGCCGCCGCCGGCCGATGAACAGGCTGAGATGACTCAGAAGATGATGAACATGATGACGTTCATGTTCGGAGCGATGTTCTGGCACCAGCCAGCCGGTTTGTGCTTGTACTTCATCTGCTCCAGCTTGTGGGGGATTGCTGAACGCAAGCTACTCGGCAAAGCCAGCGTTTCGTTGGGCGACGACGACCAGCCATCCGTCACCGTGAAGGATCCAACGTCCGACACGAAAAAGAATGGCAACAAAAAGAACGGCAACTCAGGCCGGCAATCCTCGTCAAAAAACGCTCCGCCGCAGGCAGAAAAGAAGCAGGGCTTCTTCGCGAAGCTGATGGAAGCCGCTGAAGAAGCTCAAAAACAAGCCGAGCAAAAACGGGATAAAGACGGCAAGAAGACGGGCGGCAAGAGGAAAGGGCGATAA
- a CDS encoding C1 family peptidase yields the protein MRAISLCLRNVLSLLLCMGVSLAEDTQRGFHQFDEGPASVDLRAFLPAPQKQTKNDCVAWSFAYVSFSCQICQERQITQPTRKCDLFSPSFVYSELAGDNDDGLDINAAINFAMNQGCASLETMPLDSALADSAARREAGLYKAKSYAKVESLTEIRRHLSGGFPVILVIRNDQVFNRREALSEPFRWQKTSQQMDADFEEYGPHAVTAVGYDDAKQAVLVMNSLGTEWKDGGFCWVHYDNLLNIPGDRTDVSPYWCLVARVLKIKEGLPAMASMEHKLGTVRFQLDANHEVGIKNDSRRLSPALWRVEDIACNDQAVFLLRKDHLVARLNEVVEVLNDDRKAVWSHLDKGLPPNSEVIMIAATTGTPIHALTRKGQLFQFNTGQGKWSRVVVPNSEDAAIIDLRDNRSQGPLSITTIRGRVFTLDIDEGWTEL from the coding sequence ATGCGTGCAATATCCCTGTGCTTGCGCAACGTCTTAAGCCTGCTGCTTTGCATGGGCGTGTCGCTGGCTGAGGACACTCAGCGAGGTTTTCATCAGTTCGACGAAGGCCCGGCGAGCGTCGACCTTCGAGCCTTTTTACCGGCGCCTCAGAAGCAGACAAAGAACGATTGCGTGGCGTGGTCATTCGCGTACGTCAGCTTTTCGTGCCAAATTTGCCAGGAACGCCAGATAACTCAGCCAACACGGAAATGCGACCTGTTCAGCCCGTCGTTTGTTTACAGCGAACTGGCTGGAGATAACGACGACGGCCTCGACATCAACGCGGCAATCAACTTCGCGATGAATCAAGGTTGCGCGTCGCTGGAAACCATGCCACTTGATTCAGCACTCGCCGATTCTGCTGCTCGCCGTGAAGCCGGTTTGTATAAGGCAAAGAGTTACGCAAAAGTAGAATCCCTCACTGAAATCCGACGCCATCTTAGCGGCGGCTTTCCAGTCATCCTGGTGATTCGCAACGATCAGGTCTTCAACCGTCGCGAAGCACTGTCTGAACCATTCCGATGGCAAAAGACATCTCAGCAAATGGATGCTGACTTCGAAGAATACGGCCCTCACGCCGTGACGGCAGTCGGCTATGACGATGCGAAACAAGCGGTCCTTGTTATGAACAGCCTCGGCACCGAATGGAAGGACGGTGGGTTCTGCTGGGTTCATTACGACAACCTGCTCAACATCCCCGGAGACCGCACCGACGTTTCACCATATTGGTGTCTTGTAGCTCGTGTGCTGAAGATCAAGGAAGGGTTACCAGCGATGGCGTCAATGGAGCACAAGTTGGGAACCGTCCGTTTTCAGTTGGATGCCAACCACGAAGTTGGAATTAAGAATGACAGTCGCCGCTTATCACCCGCCCTTTGGCGCGTTGAAGACATTGCGTGCAACGATCAAGCCGTCTTCCTGCTGCGTAAAGATCATTTGGTTGCGCGGCTGAACGAAGTCGTCGAAGTGCTGAACGATGATCGCAAGGCGGTTTGGAGTCACCTGGACAAAGGTTTGCCTCCAAATTCCGAAGTGATCATGATCGCTGCAACGACGGGCACACCTATACATGCGCTAACTCGCAAGGGGCAGCTATTTCAGTTCAACACTGGCCAGGGTAAATGGTCGCGAGTTGTGGTTCCGAATTCAGAAGATGCAGCAATCATCGATTTGCGCGACAACCGCAGTCAAGGTCCGTTATCGATTACAACGATTCGAGGGCGGGTGTTCACGCTGGATATCGATGAAGGGTGGACGGAGTTGTGA
- a CDS encoding glycosyltransferase, with translation MLIDRPTIDLAILTRTADDLHPQVEDAIQRQQHVDLRIHRVVGTPRPSDRSRIETIVRARNQAVRQTTGDWLMFLDDDVVLKSDCIARLHYALTCRPDFGAFAADYLGDCGHRRPSRHIAMGATLFRTAFLPRDPFRCEQNKCECLCRCLDMRRSGTRIEYLPGAKATHLNKNAVVRTTGQTPAADAASSGQSHSASAKILVAFNRRDVRAFRDQFLRTLRASGNRQEVIVVGYGLYPGENRMLCGLPGVTVIRRTQNGQLPPVRRLHDFGDIVEQLPPQTPVAWWDASDVLFQGRLDPLWQLTQDHPNQLLAVREPTRYPQNPAVENWCLSIHDPQKREQAFSLLTSNPYLNSGFGAGTASALLQYFRTANRLKHSRDLLGSTDWGDQTALNLYCHQDRSRWQEVSPTWNFCVHDRPRGSVRVTSDGRVQSSEAGSICAVHGNAKSLRKLALRP, from the coding sequence GTGCTCATTGACCGACCGACCATCGATTTGGCGATCCTTACGCGAACAGCGGATGACCTGCATCCCCAGGTCGAGGACGCCATTCAACGGCAGCAACATGTCGACCTTCGGATTCATCGGGTTGTCGGTACGCCTCGACCTTCGGACCGCAGCCGCATTGAAACCATCGTGCGAGCTCGCAATCAAGCCGTGAGACAGACTACGGGCGACTGGCTGATGTTTCTCGACGACGACGTCGTGCTGAAATCTGACTGCATCGCTCGACTGCATTACGCGTTGACCTGCCGCCCGGACTTTGGAGCGTTCGCAGCTGACTATCTGGGCGATTGCGGCCACCGGCGACCATCGCGTCATATCGCGATGGGAGCCACTCTGTTTCGCACAGCGTTTCTGCCACGCGATCCGTTTCGTTGTGAACAAAACAAGTGCGAATGTCTGTGTCGGTGCCTCGATATGCGGCGGTCCGGAACCCGGATTGAATACCTGCCAGGCGCCAAGGCAACTCATCTGAACAAGAACGCCGTGGTGCGTACGACTGGGCAAACACCGGCAGCCGACGCTGCTTCTTCAGGTCAATCACACTCCGCCAGTGCGAAAATTCTTGTTGCGTTTAACCGTCGCGACGTGCGAGCGTTTCGCGATCAGTTTCTGCGCACTTTACGAGCGTCCGGCAATCGGCAGGAAGTGATTGTCGTCGGTTATGGTTTGTATCCCGGCGAAAACAGGATGCTGTGCGGTCTGCCCGGCGTTACCGTGATCCGTAGAACCCAAAATGGACAGCTGCCTCCGGTACGACGCCTGCACGACTTCGGTGATATCGTCGAACAACTTCCGCCGCAAACTCCGGTCGCGTGGTGGGACGCGTCGGACGTCTTGTTTCAGGGACGTCTGGATCCGTTGTGGCAGCTGACTCAGGACCATCCGAATCAGCTTCTCGCAGTTCGCGAACCCACGCGGTATCCGCAAAATCCGGCGGTCGAAAACTGGTGCCTGTCCATTCATGATCCTCAGAAGCGTGAACAAGCGTTCTCTCTGCTAACCTCCAACCCGTACCTGAACAGCGGTTTCGGTGCAGGAACGGCCTCTGCGTTGTTACAATACTTTCGTACAGCCAACCGGTTAAAGCACTCGCGAGATCTACTGGGTTCAACAGACTGGGGAGATCAAACGGCGTTAAATTTGTACTGCCATCAGGATCGTTCGCGTTGGCAGGAAGTGTCACCGACGTGGAACTTCTGTGTGCACGACCGGCCTCGCGGCAGTGTGCGAGTGACCAGTGATGGGCGAGTACAATCCAGCGAAGCAGGTTCGATTTGCGCAGTGCATGGCAATGCCAAGTCGTTGCGGAAGCTGGCGCTGCGGCCATGA